TTAGCAAAAGTGATGTAAATAACCGTGATGAAATATGTAAGTGAGCTGTAAACAGTTCTTTTTATCTTTACTCAGCcatgtgtgcgcgtgtgtgtgttcgTGAGCGTGCACACGTTAACACATTGTGTGTAGAGCCGCGCTTCAAACATGCGCACCCTGCTCTCGCACCGACTCTGTTCTTTAcagtttgttttcttttgccctccaaaaatgtaaatgatgtctcactgctgttttttattatatGCAGTGAAGGAGTGGGCGCATGGCTTCTGTGGCAGGGTTTGCTGATTAATTTCCTGAGGTCAGGGCTATTGCGCTGGGCTCAGTGATGCAACATAGACTCACAGACAGCCAGAATTTTCTCATAAAGTCAACAGAGCAAATTCAGCCGGATTAAACTGCATAGGCCTTTTCACTCGACACTTCACGTATCTATGTGCAACTCTTCCTGAGCCAAGAGACAAAAGTTGATTGCAGTTGTTAGGATAATTGATAGTATGTTTATGTGTAAAATGCATTTCATATCACATCTTCCTTATCTATAGAGTTAAGGAAGAGTTATTAATACCTAGAGAAAGCATATAAAACATCATTCCATTTATATACACATAGTTTCTATTTATAATTTTTACTTGATTATTCACCAGGCTTTTCAAACACATCAAAAACAGTATCACAAGTGCTCAGCTTGTTGGAGTTATACCTGGTTTAAATTTAACTCTCGTTAGAGCTTAATCTGTTAAAGACTTGGGCTTACACCCAAATTGCTTAGCACTAAGCACAAAACTTTGCAGAAAGGTAGATTAGGTAAGATGAGCTCCTCCACTACAGCCGGATTGTAATTTTACGTTTTGTGGCCACCAGGTGGCGCGTATTGAGCGCTTAACGGACGCGCACCGGGTCTCTGTCCTGCTCAGATCCAGTGAACGCGCATCTGCTGCTCACACAAAGGACCTGCTACCAGCATCTCAGAAAGAAATATATTCGCACAGACAACACTACAAATCAGTAGGACTATGTTAAATTTGGAAGATGTCTATTAGCAtactttacattatttacaacatttatataaaaaaaattaagttcagACAAATTTACACAAAAGCAACCGAATGAAACATGAAAATGTGCAATGCCTGCAATAAAATTAAAACtcgttttattttaatttcgaATTGCTTGTCTCTCTTTTAAATTTGCACAAAATATGAGATTGTTTCGCGATTTTTTTCACTGTTACAGTTTACATTAACGTATGTTTGACCCCGGGAGGAAAAGTTTATAGCAAGAATTTCCACCGCACTTCACATTGTATCAAAGACAAGTATCCtctcacatttactttttccatgTAACAAAAATGAAGCACTTAATCTGTCTTCACTGAGGTCGGGGTGACAAACTGACTAATGGTTTTGGGACGTTTAAAATCAGTCTCTTATTTCTTTCTCACAGAGTGCTGAAGTTAAAAGTGACAGCTGTATATTTACCTTAATTAATACAAAGCGACGCTAGATTTGTTGCTGGCCTAACTTCGCCCAGAAGCTCAGaatatttaaacaatattttCTTGACTTTCTATTTTATGTTAATGCGTATGCTACATGTGTCTGTTTTGTTACACAAAGTTTATCTTTGtgtttataattatttaattgttattaataataaaactgctgttgtgcaaaaaaaagataaattcttatacattacattttattttattctccAAATTTTACGTTTTATTTCGTTCAATATTCGATTGGTCGAAGACGTACAAACTTTATTTCCAGGATAAAAGTTTACTGTCTGTATTAAGTCTACACATTTATGGTGCTGCTTTGGTCCTTTGGCGTTAAGCGCTGCTGTATCAGTGGAGGAAACTTCACTCACTTCAGTATATTGGGGGTTTGGCTGTATGACGTCGCGGGTTGGGTTACAATAAAGAGGCGGTTTGACTTAGGGACCACAAGACAGAGCAAGAGAGTaaaagagtgagagagagtTTGTACCCCGAGTAACCAAATTCTCGCACAGCACAACCGCTGGAGCACAACTGTGAGCGCTTCGAGGGTTTTCCCGTGTCTGTGCTGCGAGAACATGCTGAGGAAGACGAACATTTCTCCGATGCGCCGCACGCTTTCGCACTGACTTTTACAACTTTTGCTGCAGTCGCTGTGGAGAGACTTAAGTGACTCTAAATCGTTCTTGGGATCGTCCTGTTTCACCAAAATATCTGGTAAATACTTTCTcatattttgtaataatttaacAAGGATTTACTCTGAGCAGATTGCAATAAAGAATATGTGTATTGACAAGTAGGCGTAAACAAGACGTGTGTAATGTTCAGCGAAAGAAAAACATTGATTAAATGTTCTCTTAAATATTGTAAGCGCAAGTTGAAGACTTTTGTGGTTCAAATAGTAAAATTACAATAGTAATTGACCTAATGGCGACGTATTGCAGTGACATTATTAGAAtaatttgttgcttaaaagaaAAGTCATGCAAGACCGCAATGTTTGAAATTTTAAGCTTTAATGGTGATGTGGTCAGGTCAGTGATCAACAGGTGGGATGCCTCAAGATGTGCGCGAATTTAAACTTTCGTTGGTGAAATTTAGTATTGTCgaatttaaaatatttgcttGCTAGAATACAATGTTTTCGTTgtattaaacaaaatcattaaaaaacagATGCCGAGGTTTGAGAAATCTGTGTGGGGAAATCCTTCAAATCTGCTTTCAAGATCAATCCATAAGATGTGTTTTATTCAAAAAAATTTACAAAGTACGATTTCGTTTTTGATAGCTTACTACAAACTTTCGATTTTATCAAGAGCCTAAAACATGCGTGGCCTTGTGTGATCAATGGTTTTGCGTCTTAAATGAACACACACTTGTACAATGATGCTCGGCGTAGAGAAAATCTGGACTTTTTCGTTTGTTAGTGTTTAGTGTATGCTTTTCAGATTCAGCACAacttccaaaaataaaaattaaaaattttagAGGTATGAATGCTAATCATATAAATACTGTTTGACATATTTAATAATACGAAAGcgaaataatttattttaaagtcaccatgactTATACAGTTTCTTTAAATATGTTCTAAGTATTTAAACAGGGATGTGTTTATTTTAAGATggataataatttatttttacattaaaactgtcacttaattttaacattaaacGAAATTAACAAAACACACcgaaaaaacacaataataataaataatgtcaCGACGGTGgttcaaagtattatgcttaaaTGTTTAGTTGTAGTTAACCTGGTAAATTTACGTTAAAAAATTATCACAGGGTAATTTACTGGATGACCCCATTTGATATGATGGGAAAGAGCTTCTGTTAAGAAAACATTTCTCAGAGTTGATCAGAGTTTTTGCATTTCAACATGGAAAATACAACGAATTTCAAAATATAACACTAagcttaaaataataaaactgaaataataTAAGCATATTAATTTTGTCCCGTGACATTTTCGGCTTAATGAACAGCTCTTCTGTCACGATGGCTCAGTCTAAATCTGGCACAATATTGTAGTGATTGtcgacaaaaaaatatacaatattttaaaatactacAGTGTCCAAAAATTAACGTATTGTGCAGTTAATATGGCTTTACATTAAACTCCAAACACAAAAATCCTTACAGCAGGTAGGTCCTCGCCAAAAtagttaaatatatttgtatatttagtCAACTTTTGTCCACGGTGTTTAATGAATGGTTTGTTTCCCTCTCTCCAGGGTTAAGTGATCACATCCTCTCGGGGGGCTGTGCGGAAAAAGAAAACATACACTTACTTGATAATCGTTGCACAATTGACCAAAGGCCCGTCGTTAACGCACAGATCCCGAGACCATGATTAATTCCTCTAATACACGTCGACATTTCTCTGTGATCTCCATAAGCGCGATGGGCGCACATTTACACCTACCGAGTGCGCACATCTGAAGAGATAAAACACTGATGACCTCCGCGCGCTCATTGAGCCACCGACGAAAGCTTTCAAAGCGATCACAGATATTGATAGGGAAGTTACTGATAGATGATCATTTAACAGAAGCCACTATCAGTGCGTAAATTGTAGGCACTTTGGGTGCGTTTGAAAATATAGGCCTATTCTTGGCTGCTGAATAAGGTTACAGGAGAGCACAGAcgtgtatgttttttttttttatataagggACAAACTTTATAGTTTtgctaaaatatttaattaattgtgGCGTGGATGTGTCACTTTTCCGCCTACGATCTACACCCTTGGATAAAGGGGGGTGGAACTGAGCAAATTGTGGTGTGATTTTTGAGACTCCTTTCATCACCTTTTCTAGACGTCTCTGGCCTCACAACCCTGATTCTGCCTGGCGTGGGGGGCAAAATCTGGTGTGATTTATCCTACTTATCCAGACACCGTGCTCAAATCCGGCTAATTAGCCAACAATGTCGCGGAAAAATGTCCAAGCACTTGTAAAGTCTCAcattatacactgcaaaaatgtttaacatttataaaaatgtgcttaaatttacttaaaaaaaaaaaaaaaaattcaaagtattttttaataaagtaatcTACTAAAGTTCTTTAAAGATGGGTATGTCTGATGGATACCCCACTGACGTTTAACGTTTAAGAGGACAGTTCAGGTAACAGATTTCCCCTCTACCGCTCGTTTTAGAGGTATGTGCACTTCAAAGGGTTAAGAGTAAGAGCCTGATCTCCTCTAATGACCCCTGTAAGTAAAAGTCAATTACTTCTGCGCCATGATCAGAGCGTCCATATCCCCGGGGAGCTTTGAGCTTCACAAAGACTAATTAGAGCTATTTCACTTTTTATTTACCACAGATCAGACTCACAATTCGCATCCTGAGCATTCAAGACTCAAATACACACGTTAATTGTCACCAGTTACTTTCTGAACAAAAATGCTTGGGAAaaaatctttctttctttctaaacCGGTTTAACTTTTGAAACAGCATCACTGTTTAAACTTTATACAAATTGTGCACCCCTTCTCCATCATTACCTGAAATCCTTATAGTGGCGTTTCGTTGTCACAGTAATGTAACACACAACACAGCAGTTAAATTCacatggttaaaaaaaactgtgaaaACATCTTCCAGACTACATGAGTAACACTGTAAACACACCAAGCCTGTtcaagtgtgtgtatgtgtgtgtgtgtgtacaagtTCATGATGAGACAAAGAGCAGTTATTGTGCTTTGTGTCTGTTCTCATCAAACCTGATTAAACAGTCGAGGCAGGTATGTCACCTGCTGTCTTTCTCTCGTCTTTATGGCCATGGGCATATTTTTGGCATGCAGAAGACGCCTACGCCAAAACGTACatgtgcacacacaaacacgctcaCAATCACAGGCACTCATCTGGCAGGCTTGAGCAATGCTCTGTGTTCATGTTGGAGTGTTATTTATTCAATATGTCAAACACGAGGTGCCTTGCTTGACAAGTGCAGTTTATGTCCTGACGCgagtgtgtgggtgtgtgtgtctgttttgtTTGGGGAAGTTCCTTCAGCATGTACGGCCCTGAAACGATTTTTCCCACAAAGCAATACAACTTATAAGTTGTACCTGTGAACAGATTCTCAATTGATACAGATGTAACATTTTTTTGATTTTGTGATGTGAAAATCTCAGGGTTCATATGCGGATATGATAAACGTTTAAGGATTTTAGCTGTTTGGACCTAAGGCCCTTATGACGCAGTCTTGCGAGTGTTAGCTGATGTTTCCTCTCCActcatttctctctctttttctccaaTAGAAACTTCCTGTCATTCCTGGAATTCTCCACATCCCGTCTATTCGTCAGTCATGGGCAGTAAGACACTTCCAGCACCAGTTCCTCTTCATCCCTCTCTGCAGCTGGCAAACTACTCCTTCCTTCAGACATCCAACGGGCTGCATCTGCCTGCCGACCACATGCCCAGCATCTACAGTTTCAGCGCCCTTCATGCGGTCCAGCTGCACCAGTGGACTCTGGGTTACCCTCACTTCACTTTTCCGCGCTGTACCATCTCCAAGCTGCCCGGCCTGGTGGACGCACGCTTTCCTCTACCCTCGATTCCTCTGTTCCCCCACCTCGTCCAGCCCGCCAAGCAGGATTCCCCTGGGCCGAACTCTGGAGCATCTGCAAAGTCCAAACCCCGTTTTGACTTCGCCAACCTGGCAGCGGCCGCCACGCAGGATGACGCCCTGAAGGCAGAAGATCTGAGCACTAACGGCGGCCACATGCGCTCGCCATCATTAGGCTGCCTGCTGGATGTGGCCAAGCTCTCCTCGCCAGAAAGGAAGCCCAGCCGAGGACGACTCCCGTCCAAGACGAAAAAGGAGTTTGTGTGCAAGTTCTGTGGCCGTCACTTCACCAAATCCTATAACTTGTTGATCCACgagcgcacgcacacagatgagcGGCCCTATACTTGTGACATCTGTCACAAGGCCTTCAGGAGGCAAGACCACCTGAGAGACCACAGGTAAAGACGCCAATCTTAAATCATACATATAGTAATAGAAACACTGTCTCACACACAAACTCTTCTTCGCTACCTCACTGTACCTGGTAATACCCTCCTACTGTCCCAGTTACAGAACAACAGAAATAATAGGCTACGTGCTTTTTTACATAAAGTCAAGGAATGAGGTTCGCCTTACAAAGCCTCAAGCACAAAAGATATGCAGACAAACAAatcagttttttattttcataaaccACACCTGCCTTGGTGATTTATGACATTTGATATTCCAGGTCTATAAGAATGATTTAAAGTAGTTGAGACATGCCGCACAATCTTCTCACAATTCTTAAGTAATGATACAACCTTGGCTCTTTTCGGACTAATAACGATCACAGGATATACATC
This Misgurnus anguillicaudatus chromosome 11, ASM2758022v2, whole genome shotgun sequence DNA region includes the following protein-coding sequences:
- the osr1 gene encoding protein odd-skipped-related 1 yields the protein MGSKTLPAPVPLHPSLQLANYSFLQTSNGLHLPADHMPSIYSFSALHAVQLHQWTLGYPHFTFPRCTISKLPGLVDARFPLPSIPLFPHLVQPAKQDSPGPNSGASAKSKPRFDFANLAAAATQDDALKAEDLSTNGGHMRSPSLGCLLDVAKLSSPERKPSRGRLPSKTKKEFVCKFCGRHFTKSYNLLIHERTHTDERPYTCDICHKAFRRQDHLRDHRYIHSKEKPFKCQECGKGFCQSRTLAVHKTLHMQVKELKPAKIK